The Thalassomonas actiniarum genome contains the following window.
AGATCACGAAAATAGCCCCCGTAAAAATTTTCCCCTCTTTTCCCCGGGCTGCCTTCGTCGGTAGCACCAAGCTCTATAGCTTTAGCATGTAATGTGTCGACTTGCTGGGGGCTTTCTACAACGAGCGCAACCATAACACCATTGCCAATCGTTGCAGCATCGCCGTTAAAAGGTTTAGTTATGGATAATTTCGGTTGATCTGGAGCAACAGCCCAGGAAATAAAGCTTTCGAATTCCATAAATCTTGTAGCGCCAATTTCTGACAGTAATTCGTCATAAAAATGGGCGCCTTTTTGTAAATCGTTTGTGCCTAACGTTACGTATCCAATCATTTTATAAGCCTCTATGTGTTTTACCGTGTTTAAGTTATAACCAATTATCGGGAAAATCCAAGGGTAAAATTAGGCTTAAGAATGGCTGTGCGCATTTCGATGATCTCTTGATACTCGTTGCAACTCCAAAAGTCCTCCAGGTGTTGGCGGGAAGGAAATTGGATCATGCT
Protein-coding sequences here:
- a CDS encoding VOC family protein translates to MIGYVTLGTNDLQKGAHFYDELLSEIGATRFMEFESFISWAVAPDQPKLSITKPFNGDAATIGNGVMVALVVESPQQVDTLHAKAIELGATDEGSPGKRGENFYGGYFRDLDGNKLNFFCVM